A genome region from Corynebacterium uberis includes the following:
- a CDS encoding lactate utilization protein B translates to MSIALGSPAMPPRAPHSPGHLRGKTGFVRAAHDELDNATQRRNLKNATTTIRNKRANVVAECPDWEDLREAGSGIKRDVAARLPELLEQFEAAVTARGGHVHWARDAAEAGRIVTELVQATGEKHVVKIKSMATQEIALNDQLEQAGISAQETDLAELIVQLGHDTPSHILVPAIHRNRAEIRDIFVREMPDTDESLSTEPAELAEASRLYLRQQFMEAKVAISGANFGVAETGSITIVESEGNGRMCLTLPETLISVMGIEKIVPTFQDLEVFLQLLPRSSTGERMNPYTSLWAGVTPGDGPQNFHLVLLDNGRTAALSNPIGREALKCIRCSACLNVCPVYERAGGHAYGSTYPGPIGAILTPQLTGIDSVDDPSASLPYASSLCGRCDSVCPVKIPITDVLLEMRHQKISHHKPKIEGAILGAAGLAMGHSGLWNRLMRVVRAGRLLGGFNQTITHLPSFLSGWTNVRDTAVPPKQSFRQWWESDEARDLLEQARAEGIPTHETVEEQDR, encoded by the coding sequence GTGAGCATTGCACTCGGCTCCCCGGCCATGCCGCCACGCGCCCCGCACTCGCCGGGCCACCTGCGCGGCAAGACCGGTTTCGTGCGCGCCGCGCACGACGAATTAGACAACGCCACCCAACGGCGCAACCTGAAAAACGCCACCACCACCATCCGCAACAAGCGGGCCAACGTGGTCGCGGAATGCCCGGACTGGGAGGACCTGCGCGAGGCCGGCTCCGGCATCAAGCGCGACGTCGCCGCCCGGCTGCCGGAGCTGCTCGAACAGTTCGAGGCCGCCGTCACCGCCCGGGGCGGACACGTCCACTGGGCCCGCGACGCCGCCGAGGCTGGCCGCATTGTCACCGAACTGGTGCAGGCCACCGGCGAGAAGCACGTGGTCAAGATCAAGTCCATGGCCACCCAGGAAATTGCGCTCAATGACCAGCTTGAGCAGGCCGGCATCTCCGCCCAGGAGACGGACTTGGCCGAGCTGATCGTCCAGCTGGGCCACGACACCCCCTCGCACATCCTGGTGCCCGCGATCCACCGCAACCGCGCGGAGATCCGCGACATCTTTGTCCGCGAGATGCCCGACACGGATGAGTCCCTGTCCACCGAGCCCGCCGAGCTAGCCGAGGCCTCCCGCCTCTACCTGCGCCAGCAGTTCATGGAGGCCAAGGTGGCCATCTCCGGCGCCAACTTTGGCGTGGCGGAGACCGGCTCCATCACCATCGTCGAATCCGAGGGCAATGGCCGGATGTGCCTGACCCTGCCGGAGACCCTCATCTCCGTGATGGGCATTGAAAAGATCGTGCCCACCTTCCAGGACCTGGAGGTCTTCCTCCAGCTGCTGCCCCGCTCCTCTACCGGCGAGCGCATGAACCCCTACACCTCCCTGTGGGCGGGTGTCACCCCGGGTGACGGGCCGCAGAACTTCCACCTGGTGCTGCTGGACAACGGGCGCACCGCGGCGCTGTCCAACCCCATCGGGCGCGAGGCGCTCAAGTGCATCCGCTGCTCCGCGTGCCTCAACGTCTGCCCGGTCTACGAGCGCGCCGGCGGGCACGCCTACGGCTCGACGTACCCGGGCCCCATCGGGGCGATCCTCACCCCGCAGCTCACCGGCATCGACTCGGTGGACGATCCGTCCGCCTCGCTGCCGTACGCGTCCTCCCTGTGCGGGCGCTGCGACTCGGTGTGCCCGGTCAAGATCCCGATCACCGACGTCCTGCTGGAGATGCGCCACCAGAAGATCAGCCACCACAAGCCCAAGATCGAGGGCGCAATCCTCGGCGCGGCAGGGCTGGCCATGGGCCACTCCGGGCTGTGGAACCGGCTCATGCGCGTCGTGCGCGCCGGGCGCCTGCTCGGCGGGTTCAACCAGACCATTACGCACCTGCCCAGCTTCCTGTCCGGCTGGACGAACGTGCGGGACACGGCCGTTCCGCCCAAGCAGTCCTTCCGCCAGTGGTGGGAGTCCGACGAGGCCCGTGATCTGCTCGAACAGGCGCGCGCCGAGGGCATTCCCACCCACGAGACCGTGGAGGAGCAGGACCGATGA
- a CDS encoding LutC/YkgG family protein codes for MTTTAKKEILARIRNAQQLSGTPQRYEAQRTYVRSTDMGRDELRELLIDRLIDYKAEVVTATGDSLADVLAATLHDKSCKQVRYAEGLDPALFAGFDGQASADDRTVDPRTLNDVDAVVTDSHVSCAQTGTICLMSNPVCGRRALTLVPDRHVCIVRMDTVVYGVPEMIGRLDASAPVTMISGPSATSDIELARVEGVHGPRDLIVIVVD; via the coding sequence ATGACCACCACCGCCAAAAAGGAAATCCTGGCCCGCATCCGCAACGCCCAGCAGCTGTCGGGCACCCCGCAGCGCTACGAGGCGCAGCGCACTTACGTCCGCTCCACGGACATGGGCCGCGACGAGCTGCGCGAGCTGCTCATCGACCGCCTCATCGACTACAAGGCTGAGGTAGTCACCGCCACCGGGGATTCGCTTGCCGACGTCCTCGCCGCCACGCTGCACGACAAGTCCTGCAAGCAGGTGCGCTACGCCGAAGGGCTCGACCCCGCACTCTTCGCCGGATTCGACGGGCAGGCCAGCGCCGATGACCGCACCGTGGACCCGCGCACCCTCAACGACGTGGACGCCGTGGTCACGGACTCCCACGTCAGCTGCGCCCAGACCGGAACCATCTGCCTGATGTCCAACCCGGTGTGCGGGCGCCGCGCCCTGACCCTGGTGCCTGACCGCCACGTGTGCATCGTGCGCATGGACACGGTCGTCTACGGCGTGCCAGAGATGATTGGCCGGCTCGATGCGTCGGCCCCGGTGACCATGATCTCCGGGCCATCGGCCACCTCCGATATTGAGCTCGCCCGCGTGGAAGGCGTCCACGGCCCGCGCGATCTCATCGTCATCGTGGTGGATTAG
- a CDS encoding CBU_0592 family membrane protein, with amino-acid sequence MMPLSAPVSLFGTVCFLAAFGALNAGLLKSDSYLYQSLNLVGAACFTYTAISPFNPGLFITEFVWAVFGAYGIFKIYRTAMRRKASA; translated from the coding sequence ATGATGCCTCTATCTGCCCCCGTGTCCCTGTTTGGCACCGTCTGCTTCCTGGCCGCCTTCGGCGCGCTCAACGCCGGTCTGCTCAAGAGCGACTCCTACCTGTACCAGTCGCTGAACCTCGTGGGCGCGGCCTGCTTTACCTACACCGCCATTTCGCCGTTCAACCCCGGGTTGTTTATCACCGAGTTCGTGTGGGCCGTCTTCGGCGCCTACGGGATCTTCAAGATCTACCGCACCGCCATGCGCCGCAAGGCCAGCGCCTAA
- the moaA gene encoding GTP 3',8-cyclase MoaA: MTLPRTSTTVLADTFGRVARDLRVSLTDRCNLRCTYCMPAQGLDWFPTEATLTDEEMLRLIRIAVEDLGIRQVRFTGGEPLLRRSLEEIVAATKQLRTDEGVAPATAITTNGLGLSHRAAKLKAAGLDRVNISLDTLDREHYAQLTRRDRLPHVLAGIQAAKEAGLEPVKLNTVVMPGVNDADIESVAAFAINNGLQLRFIEQMPLGPPSQWDRSTMITAAEILRRLGRRFDLRAATTPRGAAPAALWDARDRHTGATGALGVIASVTHPFCGDCDRTRLTTDGAVRNCLFARGETSLRDAMRAGATDAELIDAWGLNTLAKRAGHGIDDPSFLQPERPMSAIGG, encoded by the coding sequence ATGACACTTCCTCGAACCTCCACTACGGTCCTCGCCGATACTTTCGGCCGGGTTGCGCGTGACCTGCGTGTCTCCTTGACCGATCGCTGTAATTTGCGCTGCACGTATTGCATGCCGGCGCAAGGGTTGGACTGGTTTCCCACCGAGGCGACGCTGACGGACGAGGAAATGCTGCGGCTCATCCGCATCGCCGTGGAGGATCTGGGCATCCGCCAGGTGCGTTTTACCGGCGGGGAGCCGCTGCTGCGCCGCTCGTTGGAGGAGATCGTCGCGGCCACAAAGCAGCTGCGCACCGATGAGGGGGTGGCCCCTGCCACAGCGATTACCACCAACGGGCTGGGGTTGAGCCACCGTGCCGCCAAGCTGAAGGCGGCCGGGCTGGACCGGGTCAATATTTCGCTGGACACCCTGGACCGGGAGCATTACGCGCAGCTGACCCGGCGCGACCGCCTGCCGCATGTGCTGGCCGGGATTCAGGCGGCCAAGGAGGCGGGCCTGGAGCCGGTCAAGCTCAACACGGTGGTCATGCCCGGGGTCAATGACGCCGATATTGAGTCGGTGGCTGCCTTCGCCATCAACAACGGGCTGCAGTTGCGTTTCATCGAGCAGATGCCCTTAGGGCCCCCGTCGCAGTGGGATCGCTCCACCATGATTACGGCCGCGGAGATTCTGCGGCGCCTGGGCCGGCGCTTTGACTTGCGCGCGGCGACCACCCCCCGGGGTGCGGCGCCGGCTGCGCTGTGGGATGCCCGCGATCGGCATACCGGCGCCACGGGCGCGCTGGGGGTTATTGCCTCTGTCACGCACCCGTTCTGCGGGGACTGTGACCGGACTCGGCTGACCACCGATGGGGCGGTGCGCAATTGCCTTTTCGCCCGCGGCGAGACGAGTTTGCGCGATGCCATGCGCGCCGGGGCTACTGATGCGGAGCTCATCGATGCGTGGGGGCTCAACACGCTGGCTAAGCGCGCCGGGCATGGCATTGATGATCCGTCCTTCTTGCAGCCCGAGCGGCCAATGTCTGCCATCGGCGGCTAA
- a CDS encoding molybdopterin molybdotransferase MoeA — protein sequence MPRSLAEHLRAVEEVCAPLPPGRLAVDASLVGSVLAVPVQAQLAVPPCDNSAVDGYAVRRADLQGSGPWRLPVCGDVPAGASPREVTPGTALRVMTGAELARASDLTVIPVEDTDSPADLSLPAHVTIAALPPRAHVRLRGEHIAAGAQIAAAGDVVDPGLLSTLISCGISHVEVHPRPRVAVLTTGDEVGTVIPNSNGPLACAVLEPHASVSHHHCHDDVAAVSALLDQLAAQADLIVTIGGISAGAYDVVKAAARSVAWFGPVAIQPGKPQGVGRWENTPLVCLPGNPVAAWVGLELFVLPGVARLAGTQAPARVVPFPVEPAVPAREGVAVVSPVAIDWRRGVARLHAGRSHMVGALAGASGLAVTFPDGSTRVQLLA from the coding sequence ATGCCTCGTTCCCTTGCCGAACACCTCCGCGCCGTTGAAGAGGTGTGCGCTCCCCTGCCGCCGGGGCGTCTCGCCGTGGACGCCAGCCTGGTTGGCAGCGTGCTCGCCGTCCCCGTGCAGGCGCAGCTTGCGGTCCCCCCGTGTGATAACTCGGCGGTGGACGGCTACGCGGTGCGGCGGGCGGATCTGCAGGGCAGTGGGCCGTGGCGGCTGCCGGTGTGCGGAGATGTACCAGCGGGGGCGTCGCCACGCGAGGTAACCCCCGGCACCGCGCTGCGGGTGATGACGGGCGCCGAGCTTGCGCGCGCCTCCGACCTCACCGTCATCCCCGTCGAGGACACCGACTCCCCCGCCGACCTGTCGCTGCCTGCCCACGTGACCATCGCGGCGCTGCCCCCACGCGCCCACGTGCGCCTGCGTGGCGAGCACATCGCCGCAGGCGCCCAGATTGCCGCCGCCGGCGATGTGGTGGATCCGGGCCTGCTTTCCACGCTGATTAGCTGCGGGATCAGCCACGTTGAGGTGCATCCCAGGCCCCGGGTGGCGGTGCTGACCACGGGTGATGAGGTGGGCACGGTCATCCCCAACTCCAACGGGCCCCTGGCCTGCGCCGTGCTGGAACCCCATGCCTCGGTCAGTCACCACCACTGCCACGATGACGTGGCGGCGGTGAGCGCGCTGCTGGATCAGCTGGCCGCCCAGGCAGATCTCATTGTCACCATCGGCGGGATTTCAGCCGGTGCTTATGACGTGGTCAAGGCCGCCGCCCGGTCGGTGGCGTGGTTTGGTCCGGTGGCCATCCAGCCGGGCAAGCCCCAAGGGGTGGGCCGGTGGGAGAACACCCCCTTGGTGTGCCTGCCAGGCAATCCCGTGGCCGCGTGGGTGGGCTTGGAGCTGTTCGTGCTGCCTGGCGTGGCGCGCTTGGCGGGAACGCAGGCTCCCGCGCGCGTGGTGCCCTTCCCTGTGGAGCCTGCGGTTCCCGCCCGCGAGGGCGTGGCGGTAGTCAGCCCGGTGGCCATTGATTGGCGCCGCGGCGTTGCCCGCCTGCATGCGGGGCGCTCTCACATGGTCGGGGCCCTTGCCGGGGCGAGCGGCCTGGCGGTGACCTTTCCCGACGGGTCGACCCGGGTACAGCTGCTCGCTTAA
- a CDS encoding CBU_0592 family membrane protein, which yields MPFAAPISIVASVALLAGFALLNMGKLTPDHYTYQWLNAIGAAALTYSAIQPFNVGVVITEAIWTLIALFGVVKIWRKRSKGAPAPAAA from the coding sequence ATGCCTTTTGCAGCCCCTATTTCCATCGTGGCATCTGTTGCCCTGCTCGCCGGGTTCGCCCTGCTCAACATGGGCAAGCTGACCCCGGATCACTACACCTACCAGTGGCTCAACGCCATCGGCGCCGCCGCCCTGACCTACTCCGCTATTCAGCCCTTCAACGTCGGCGTGGTCATCACCGAGGCCATCTGGACGCTCATCGCGCTATTCGGCGTGGTCAAGATCTGGCGCAAGCGCTCCAAGGGCGCGCCCGCACCGGCCGCCGCCTAA
- a CDS encoding molybdopterin-dependent oxidoreductase: protein MIYDFPWWLRAEHFVNIIFITFFIRSGIEILGTFPRLHTSIHTPAGKQWAEFTIKSKPKHKYYAVGSEYEDYSPLISLPGKGLLGQGRYWHFMMVMGFVTCFVAYYVALAVTGQWRRYIPASWDVFPQAGRDIISYLAFQVPEHMPGYPFNAVQQLSYAVIILIMPAFMIFTGMFQSPAVNSHWPKITRALGGRQMIRTLHWWGLMVYVVFIVIHVAMVIAHGFGTEVSKMVFGHTDSPLAAAVIFCLGLALVVFLHVVATKTSLNNPRLVERIHNVVVRPLTRQLMKLKSRQDYSPEATTAHFRASGCPPENDEYVALVAHGYEDDYYLEIGGLVERPMTLTLAQLREIADGYSQTTMHNCVQGFSSVGQWSGVPLARLLELARPLPGATDVVFGCFQNMGRDDAIYPEGWYYESAPMMEATQPQTLIAIGLDGKDIPIKNGAPVRLRQEISTGFRSAKWVERIEVVGRYDVIGKGRGGWFEDFDNYDRMQMI, encoded by the coding sequence ATGATTTACGACTTCCCCTGGTGGCTCCGCGCAGAGCACTTTGTCAACATCATCTTCATCACCTTCTTCATCCGCTCCGGAATTGAAATCCTGGGCACATTCCCCCGCCTGCACACCTCCATTCACACCCCCGCGGGCAAGCAGTGGGCCGAATTCACCATCAAGTCCAAGCCCAAGCACAAGTACTACGCCGTAGGCAGCGAATACGAGGACTACTCCCCCCTGATCTCCCTTCCCGGCAAGGGCCTGCTGGGACAGGGCCGCTACTGGCACTTCATGATGGTCATGGGCTTTGTCACCTGCTTCGTCGCCTACTACGTGGCGCTGGCCGTCACCGGGCAATGGCGCCGGTACATCCCCGCCAGCTGGGACGTCTTCCCGCAGGCCGGCCGGGACATCATTAGCTACCTGGCCTTCCAGGTCCCCGAGCACATGCCCGGCTACCCCTTCAACGCCGTCCAGCAGCTGTCCTACGCGGTGATCATCCTCATCATGCCGGCCTTCATGATCTTTACCGGCATGTTCCAGTCCCCCGCCGTCAACTCCCACTGGCCCAAGATCACCCGGGCACTCGGCGGGCGTCAGATGATCCGCACCCTGCACTGGTGGGGGCTGATGGTCTACGTGGTGTTCATTGTCATCCACGTGGCCATGGTCATCGCCCACGGCTTTGGCACGGAGGTCTCCAAGATGGTCTTCGGCCACACCGACTCGCCGCTGGCCGCCGCCGTGATCTTCTGCCTGGGCCTGGCGCTGGTGGTCTTCCTCCACGTGGTGGCCACCAAGACCTCGCTGAACAACCCGCGGTTGGTCGAGCGCATCCACAACGTGGTGGTGCGCCCCCTGACCCGGCAGCTGATGAAGCTGAAGTCCCGGCAGGACTACTCGCCGGAGGCCACCACGGCGCACTTCCGGGCCTCCGGATGCCCGCCGGAAAATGACGAGTACGTCGCGCTGGTCGCCCACGGCTATGAGGATGACTACTACCTGGAGATCGGTGGGCTCGTCGAGCGCCCCATGACGCTGACCCTGGCCCAGCTGCGCGAGATCGCCGACGGCTACAGCCAGACCACCATGCACAACTGCGTGCAGGGATTCTCCTCGGTGGGCCAATGGTCCGGCGTGCCGCTGGCCCGGCTGCTCGAGCTGGCCCGCCCGCTGCCCGGCGCCACCGACGTGGTGTTTGGCTGCTTCCAAAACATGGGCCGCGATGACGCGATCTATCCGGAGGGCTGGTACTACGAATCCGCCCCGATGATGGAGGCCACCCAGCCGCAAACACTCATCGCCATCGGCCTCGACGGCAAGGACATTCCCATCAAAAACGGCGCGCCGGTGCGGCTGCGCCAGGAGATTTCCACCGGCTTCCGCTCCGCCAAATGGGTCGAGCGCATTGAGGTCGTCGGCCGCTATGACGTCATTGGCAAGGGCCGCGGCGGCTGGTTCGAGGACTTTGACAACTACGACCGCATGCAAATGATCTAG
- a CDS encoding TetR/AcrR family transcriptional regulator, with amino-acid sequence MALPPSSPPMKASARRDPDRRMRIVVAAMKVICTHGVAGTSHRRVAQAAGVPLGSMTYYFNGIDELLHEAFAHFTDESVAEFSAYFAHVDGLESAREAVVNMLVGSSESMSDSVVLGSELYAIAVRHPRFQAVLRGWIRRCRAVVAQYFDADTTLVIDALYEGLLLHRSMEIGDHPRELIATAIARLTPPQSYVGPGAANGG; translated from the coding sequence ATGGCTCTTCCTCCGTCTTCCCCGCCCATGAAGGCGTCGGCCCGGCGCGACCCGGACCGACGTATGCGCATCGTCGTGGCCGCCATGAAGGTGATATGTACGCACGGGGTGGCCGGGACGTCGCACCGCCGTGTCGCCCAGGCGGCCGGCGTCCCGTTGGGGTCCATGACCTACTACTTCAACGGTATTGATGAGCTGCTCCATGAGGCCTTCGCCCACTTCACCGATGAGTCGGTGGCGGAGTTTAGCGCCTATTTTGCCCACGTTGATGGCCTCGAATCCGCCCGCGAGGCGGTGGTGAACATGCTGGTGGGGTCCTCGGAATCGATGAGCGATTCGGTGGTCCTGGGCAGTGAGTTGTATGCCATCGCGGTGCGCCATCCCCGATTCCAGGCTGTGCTGCGCGGGTGGATTCGGCGCTGCCGTGCGGTGGTGGCCCAGTATTTCGACGCGGATACCACCCTGGTCATCGATGCGCTCTACGAGGGGCTGCTCCTCCACAGGTCAATGGAGATCGGCGATCACCCCCGGGAATTGATCGCAACGGCCATCGCGCGGCTGACTCCCCCGCAGTCTTATGTTGGCCCCGGCGCAGCCAACGGGGGATAA
- a CDS encoding (Fe-S)-binding protein — translation MRVALFSTCIGDALFPDAHKATALILARLGCDIVYPEAQTCCGQMHINTGYQKEAVPIIRTYADAFADPSIDYVVAPSGSCTGAVREQHVRIAQRYGNSALVDAAERAANKTYDLSEFLVDVMETTQLGAWFPHKVTYHTSCHSLRFIEVGERPFKLLRNVEGLELVDLPNSEECCGFGGTFAIKNAETSAAMVSDKVRHIKETGAEFVTAGDSSCLMNIGGTMSRQRNGIRAIHMAEILASTKAHPWTPEKAAYKREAML, via the coding sequence ATGCGAGTAGCACTCTTCTCCACGTGCATCGGCGACGCACTGTTTCCCGACGCCCACAAGGCCACCGCGTTAATTCTCGCGCGCCTGGGCTGCGACATCGTCTACCCCGAGGCCCAGACCTGCTGTGGCCAAATGCACATCAATACCGGCTACCAAAAAGAAGCCGTGCCCATCATCCGCACCTATGCCGACGCATTTGCGGACCCTTCCATCGACTACGTCGTCGCCCCTTCCGGCTCCTGCACCGGCGCCGTGCGCGAACAGCACGTCCGTATCGCCCAGCGCTACGGCAACTCCGCGCTTGTCGACGCCGCCGAACGCGCCGCGAACAAGACCTACGACCTCTCCGAATTCCTCGTCGACGTCATGGAAACCACCCAGCTGGGAGCCTGGTTCCCCCACAAGGTCACCTACCACACCTCCTGCCACTCCCTGCGCTTCATCGAGGTCGGCGAACGCCCCTTTAAGCTGCTGCGCAACGTCGAAGGGCTGGAGCTGGTGGACCTTCCCAATAGTGAGGAATGCTGCGGATTCGGCGGCACCTTTGCCATCAAGAACGCAGAAACATCTGCCGCCATGGTCTCCGACAAAGTCCGCCACATTAAGGAAACTGGCGCCGAATTTGTCACCGCCGGCGATTCTTCCTGCCTGATGAATATCGGCGGAACCATGTCCCGCCAACGCAACGGCATCCGCGCCATCCACATGGCAGAAATCCTGGCCTCCACCAAGGCCCACCCGTGGACCCCGGAGAAGGCCGCCTACAAGAGGGAGGCCATGCTGTGA